The Streptomyces sp. RKAG293 genome includes a region encoding these proteins:
- a CDS encoding TIGR03960 family B12-binding radical SAM protein — MPVESVFPRLEALLPHVQKPIQYVGGELNSTVKDWDACDVRWALMYPDAYEVGLPNQGVMILYEVLNEREGVLAERTYSVWPDLEALMREHRVPQFTVDAHRPVKAFDVFGLSFSTELGYTNMLTALDLAGIPLNAADRTLDDPIVLAGGHAAFNPEPVAEFIDAAVIGDGEQAVLAITDIVRAWKAEGRPGGRDEVLFRLAKTGGVYVPRFYDVEYLEDGRISRVVPNRSGVPWRVSKHTVMDLDEWPYPKQPLVPLAETVHERMSVEIFRGCTRGCRFCQAGMITRPVRERSITGIGEMVEKGLKATGFEEVGLLSLSSADHSEIGEIAKGLADRYTEDKVGLSLPSTRVDAFNIDLANELTRNGRRSGLTFAPEGGSERIRKVINKMVSEEDLIRTVATAYGNGWRQVKLYFMVGLPTETDEDVLQIADMARNVIQKGREVTGQNDIRCTVSIGGFVPKPHTPFQWAGQLGVEETDARLAKLRDAIRNDKKYGRNIGFRYHDGKPGIVEGMLSRGDRRIGAVIRAVYEDGGRFDGWREHFSYDRWMRAVDKALPGTGVDLDWYTTRERTEEEVLPWDHLDSGLDKDWLWQDWQESLDETEVEDCRWTPCFDCGVCPQLDLDIQIGPTGKKLLPLTVVK; from the coding sequence ATGCCTGTCGAGTCGGTCTTCCCCCGTCTGGAAGCGCTTCTCCCGCACGTCCAGAAGCCCATCCAGTACGTCGGTGGGGAGCTGAACTCCACCGTCAAGGACTGGGACGCCTGCGATGTGCGCTGGGCGCTGATGTACCCGGACGCGTACGAGGTCGGGCTGCCCAACCAGGGCGTCATGATTCTTTACGAGGTGCTCAACGAGCGTGAGGGCGTCCTCGCCGAGCGCACGTACAGCGTGTGGCCCGACCTGGAGGCCCTGATGCGTGAGCACCGGGTCCCGCAGTTCACGGTCGACGCGCACCGTCCGGTCAAGGCGTTCGACGTGTTCGGCCTGAGCTTCTCGACCGAGCTCGGCTACACCAACATGCTCACCGCGCTCGACCTCGCCGGCATCCCGCTCAACGCCGCCGACCGCACCCTCGACGACCCGATCGTGCTCGCGGGCGGCCACGCGGCCTTCAACCCGGAGCCGGTCGCGGAGTTCATCGACGCCGCGGTGATCGGCGACGGTGAGCAGGCCGTGCTGGCGATCACCGACATCGTCCGCGCGTGGAAGGCCGAGGGCCGTCCCGGCGGCCGTGACGAGGTGCTCTTCCGGCTCGCGAAGACCGGCGGGGTGTACGTCCCCCGGTTCTACGACGTCGAATACCTGGAGGACGGCCGGATCTCCCGCGTCGTCCCCAACCGCTCGGGCGTGCCGTGGCGGGTGTCCAAGCACACCGTCATGGACCTCGACGAGTGGCCCTACCCGAAGCAGCCGCTGGTCCCGCTCGCGGAGACCGTCCACGAGCGGATGTCCGTCGAGATCTTCCGCGGCTGCACCCGCGGCTGCCGTTTCTGCCAGGCCGGCATGATCACGCGCCCCGTGCGGGAGCGAAGCATCACCGGCATCGGCGAGATGGTCGAGAAGGGCCTCAAGGCGACCGGCTTCGAGGAGGTCGGGCTGCTCTCGCTCTCCTCGGCGGACCACAGCGAGATCGGCGAGATCGCCAAGGGCCTCGCGGACCGCTACACGGAGGACAAGGTCGGCCTGTCGCTGCCCTCCACCCGCGTCGACGCGTTCAACATCGACCTCGCCAACGAGCTGACCCGCAACGGGCGCCGGTCCGGCCTCACGTTCGCCCCCGAGGGCGGCAGTGAGCGCATCCGGAAGGTCATCAACAAGATGGTCTCGGAGGAGGACCTGATCCGTACGGTCGCCACCGCGTACGGCAACGGCTGGCGCCAGGTGAAGCTGTACTTCATGGTCGGGCTCCCCACCGAGACCGACGAGGACGTCCTGCAGATCGCCGACATGGCGCGCAACGTCATCCAGAAGGGCCGCGAGGTCACCGGGCAGAACGACATCCGCTGCACGGTCTCCATCGGCGGTTTCGTCCCCAAGCCGCACACCCCGTTCCAGTGGGCGGGCCAGCTCGGCGTCGAGGAGACCGACGCCCGGCTCGCCAAGCTGCGGGACGCCATCCGCAACGACAAGAAGTACGGCCGCAACATCGGCTTCCGCTACCACGACGGCAAGCCCGGCATCGTCGAGGGCATGCTCTCCCGCGGCGACCGCCGGATCGGCGCGGTCATCCGCGCGGTGTACGAGGACGGCGGCCGCTTCGACGGCTGGCGCGAGCACTTCAGCTACGACCGCTGGATGCGGGCCGTCGACAAGGCGCTCCCCGGCACCGGCGTCGACCTGGACTGGTACACCACCCGCGAGCGCACCGAGGAAGAGGTCCTGCCCTGGGACCACCTGGACTCGGGCCTCGACAAGGACTGGCTCTGGCAGGACTGGCAGGAGTCGCTGGACGAGACCGAGGTCGAGGACTGCCGCTGGACCCCGTGCTTCGACTGCGGCGTCTGCCCCCAGCTCGACCTGGACATCCAGATCGGCCCGACGGGCAAGAAGCTGCTCCCGCTGACGGTCGTCAAGTAA
- a CDS encoding CYTH and CHAD domain-containing protein: MGKRVRETERKYEADGRFEPPDLSGLPKVFSSCVLDPAELDAVYFDTEDLRLAARRITLRRRTGGDDAGWHLKLPTTEADTRTEVHAPLGRATRTVPKDLAAEVAVHTRGRRLIPVVRLKNHRERQHLLDAAGEPLAEIAHDHVTAQLLGAGPANRAVAITWTEFEVELVGGKPALLDAVEQRLAAAGLHRSDSPSKLARALGDRLTAATVPPGPPAELRTAGDAALAYLHEQLRALITLDPEVRRAEPDAVHQMRVAARRARSALKTFRRELDRVVTDPVGEELKWLGAVLGTERDREVLAERLQERLAELAPDLIDETLRSRLLAEGTKAHGETHAAVLRVLGGPHYFQVLDTVEALLADPPYLEGAKAPATPAVQKAVRRDHRRLRRLIEAAMAVERGQERDLALHEARKAAKRARYCAEAARPVLGSPAKDHTARMKSVQQLLGEHQDSVMCRVAIARLAEEAVAAGESAFPYGALSQLERARAIEVEEQLPDRWREADFRP; the protein is encoded by the coding sequence ATGGGCAAGCGTGTGCGGGAGACCGAGCGCAAGTACGAAGCGGACGGCCGGTTCGAGCCGCCCGATCTCAGCGGGCTGCCCAAGGTCTTCAGCAGCTGTGTCCTGGATCCGGCGGAACTCGACGCCGTCTACTTCGACACCGAGGACCTGCGCCTCGCGGCCCGCAGGATCACCCTGCGCCGCCGCACCGGCGGGGACGACGCCGGCTGGCATCTGAAACTGCCGACCACCGAGGCCGACACCCGCACCGAGGTGCACGCCCCGCTCGGACGCGCGACCCGCACCGTCCCGAAGGACCTGGCCGCCGAGGTGGCCGTGCACACCCGGGGGCGGCGGCTGATCCCCGTCGTGCGGCTCAAGAACCACCGCGAACGGCAGCATCTGCTGGACGCGGCGGGGGAGCCCCTGGCGGAGATCGCCCATGATCACGTCACCGCGCAGCTGCTGGGAGCCGGACCGGCGAACAGGGCCGTGGCGATCACCTGGACCGAGTTCGAGGTCGAGCTCGTCGGCGGCAAGCCCGCGCTCCTCGACGCCGTCGAGCAGCGGCTGGCCGCCGCGGGCCTGCACCGGTCGGACTCGCCCTCCAAGCTCGCCCGCGCCCTCGGCGACCGGCTGACGGCCGCGACCGTCCCGCCGGGACCGCCCGCCGAGCTCCGCACCGCAGGAGACGCGGCGCTGGCCTATCTGCACGAGCAGCTGCGGGCCCTCATCACCCTCGACCCCGAGGTCCGGCGGGCCGAGCCCGACGCCGTGCACCAGATGCGGGTCGCGGCCCGGCGCGCCCGCAGCGCGCTGAAGACCTTCCGCCGGGAGCTGGACCGGGTGGTGACCGACCCGGTCGGCGAGGAGCTGAAGTGGCTCGGCGCGGTGCTGGGCACGGAACGCGACCGGGAGGTGCTGGCCGAGCGGCTGCAGGAGCGGCTCGCGGAGCTCGCCCCGGACCTGATCGACGAAACGCTGCGCAGCCGGCTGCTCGCGGAGGGCACCAAGGCACACGGCGAGACGCACGCCGCCGTGCTGCGGGTGCTCGGCGGCCCGCACTACTTCCAGGTGCTGGACACCGTCGAGGCACTGCTCGCGGACCCGCCGTACCTGGAGGGCGCGAAGGCGCCCGCGACGCCCGCGGTGCAGAAGGCCGTACGCCGGGACCACCGCCGGCTGCGGAGGCTGATCGAGGCCGCCATGGCCGTCGAACGCGGTCAGGAGCGCGATCTGGCGCTGCACGAGGCCCGCAAGGCGGCCAAGCGCGCCCGCTACTGCGCCGAGGCCGCCCGCCCGGTGCTCGGCTCCCCGGCGAAGGACCACACCGCCCGGATGAAGTCCGTGCAGCAGCTGCTGGGCGAACACCAGGACAGTGTGATGTGCCGGGTCGCGATCGCCCGGCTGGCGGAGGAGGCCGTAGCGGCGGGCGAGAGCGCCTTCCCGTACGGCGCGCTCAGCCAGCTGGAACGGGCCCGCGCGATCGAGGTGGAGGAGCAGCTCCCCGACCGCTGGCGCGAGGCCGACTTCCGGCCGTGA
- the rodA gene encoding rod shape-determining protein RodA: MSASGYTIRRFTPERSTLGKLLARDSILRRMDWVLLGSALALSAIGTLLVYSATRGRTNLTHGDQYYFLLRHLMNTGIGLGLAAGVVALGHRRLRGVVPVLYVISVLLILSVLSPLGTTINGAHSWIVIGGGFSLQPSEFVKITIILTMAMLLSARVDAGDRVHPDHRTVLQALTWAALPIAIIMLMPDLGSVMVMAVIILGVLLASGASNRWVLGLISAGAVGAGLIWQLGVLDKYQVDRFAAFANPALDPAGVGYNTHQALIAIGSGGLFGKGLFHGSQTTGQFVPEQQTDFVFTVAGEELGFVGAALIIVLLGLIVWRACAIARSATDLYGTIVAAGIVAWFAFQAFENIGMTLGIMPVAGLPLPFVSYGGSSMFAIWIAIGLLQAVRIQRPMSA; the protein is encoded by the coding sequence ATGAGCGCCAGCGGCTACACGATCCGCCGCTTCACCCCGGAACGCAGCACCCTGGGCAAACTGCTCGCCCGGGACTCGATACTGCGCCGGATGGACTGGGTCCTGCTGGGCTCCGCGCTCGCGCTGTCGGCGATCGGCACGCTGCTCGTCTACTCGGCGACCCGCGGGCGCACCAACCTCACCCACGGCGACCAGTACTACTTCCTGCTGCGCCATCTGATGAACACCGGCATCGGCCTCGGCCTCGCCGCGGGCGTCGTGGCGCTGGGACACCGCCGGCTGCGCGGCGTCGTGCCGGTGCTCTACGTGATCTCGGTGCTGCTGATCCTGTCGGTGCTCAGCCCGCTGGGCACCACGATCAACGGCGCGCACTCATGGATCGTGATCGGCGGCGGCTTCTCGCTGCAGCCGTCCGAGTTCGTGAAGATCACCATCATCCTGACCATGGCGATGCTGCTGTCGGCCCGGGTGGACGCGGGCGACCGCGTGCACCCCGACCACCGCACCGTCCTCCAGGCCCTGACCTGGGCGGCGCTGCCCATCGCGATCATCATGCTGATGCCGGACCTCGGCTCGGTGATGGTGATGGCGGTGATCATCCTCGGGGTGCTGCTCGCCTCCGGCGCCTCCAACCGCTGGGTGCTGGGCCTGATCTCGGCGGGCGCCGTGGGCGCCGGGCTGATCTGGCAGCTCGGCGTGCTCGACAAGTACCAGGTCGACCGGTTCGCGGCGTTCGCCAACCCCGCCCTGGACCCCGCGGGCGTCGGCTACAACACCCACCAGGCGCTCATCGCGATCGGCTCCGGCGGCCTGTTCGGCAAGGGGCTCTTCCACGGCAGCCAGACCACCGGCCAGTTCGTGCCCGAGCAGCAGACCGACTTCGTCTTCACCGTCGCCGGCGAGGAGCTCGGCTTCGTCGGGGCCGCCCTGATCATCGTCCTGCTCGGGCTGATCGTCTGGCGGGCCTGCGCGATCGCCCGCAGCGCCACCGACCTGTACGGCACGATCGTCGCGGCCGGCATCGTCGCCTGGTTCGCGTTCCAGGCGTTCGAGAACATCGGGATGACGCTCGGCATCATGCCGGTCGCCGGCCTGCCGCTGCCCTTCGTGTCGTACGGCGGCTCGTCGATGTTCGCGATCTGGATCGCCATCGGACTGCTGCAGGCGGTCCGGATACAGCGCCCGATGTCCGCCTGA